The genomic window TTACCTGACAGATAGGTTTTTTGTCTCAGTACACATGGTCGTTGTTTCTTAGCTAGTGTTTTTACAGCGATGGCAAGGTTATTCGCATCATGTCCACTGTGGCAAATGGCTAAAATTGCTTGTTGTTGGCGTAGTAGTTTGCGTAGGCGTATGATTGAGGCAGGGTGAGCACTATTAATAAATGCAACATGATAGATTGGAATGTTATTTTTTTTTGCTTCATGTGCAATTTGACTGTCGATATGGCAAGCTAAAGTTACGTTAAAGCCTCGATGAATTAATCCTTTCATTTGTAGTAAAGCCTGAGCTTCTTGGCCACCAAAGTTCATCGAAGATTCGGTATAGATAATGGATGTATTCATAGTATACCCTGATAGTTAGCCCGCTTGTTAATTGACTTGCTATTCAATCAACACAAAAAATAACATAATATTCTAATTTCTTTATTATTTTAGCTAAAAGATTTAGCGCCATAAGTTAGTAGTCTGTAACAAAACCGTTCTGTATCTAATGTTATAACTTTGTTATATTGAAGTATTTAATCAGAATGTGTTAACTATGCTTACTTTAACTAATTGTAGTATTTTTTTATAGTAATTTTTCCTCTTATTTTTCATGATTTAGATTTTATAGCATCATTTTCTATATTTTATAATTATTTATTTATGATTATAAAAATATCAAAGGTATAAGATTGCGATGAGATGATATTAATACTATTTTGGTGCGCAACTGATGCATATAGCGTTAAACTAAGACAAGTATTATAATGAATAATAATTTTATTATGACTATCATGTAATTAATTGATAATCTATATAAAGTTGTTAAAATATTTAATCCAATAGCTATGCAATATAGTTAAATCGATGATTTTATCATTATAGAGTATTTTATACTTAACACATAATTTAATTACCTTAACTCAATAGGTTAATTGTTACAATGTTTTATTACATTGATGTTAAATAATTATTTATGTTGCTTAAAATGTCTATTTTTACTCGGCAAATGTAGAATAGAGATTTATGTATCGCTTTATCAGTTTTGTATTGAATACTTTTTTATTTTTTAGATAAAGGTTAAATGATGAATATTTTTATGAATAAATTTATATTATTGTTATTAAGCGTCGTTTTATTTTTCTATTCAGCTTTTACTTTGGCTATCTCATCCAAATTACTTATTTCACCAGAACCTAATGTACTATGTGATAGATACATATGTGTTGAAAGTATTGCAGGAGTGTCAGTCAGTTTAACAGAAAAATATTTAGGTAAAAAACAAGCTAATCGCTTATTGTCTCAAGGTTCATTTGATAAAACGGCATTTACATTTGATAACGGGGTATTTTGCGACATAAAGGATAGAAAATGCTATGTTAATAGATATTTTAATGGGAAAGGACAACGAAGCAAAGTGTGTCAGCAGTACACAAAAAAATTATTTAGTAATTAAATATCGGCAAAAGTGACTCGTGGGTGTATTTTTTATAAATTAAAAATGACTTTTTACTATCACGCTAGAAACGATATTTTAAACTCAAAATTTACTTATTTGTTTTGGCATTTTATTGTTTAAAAATCACTTACTCTTTTAAAGTAAGTTGTGATATTTTTATGCTTATCAAGTTGTAAAATAGAAGAATTAATATTAAAAACGGGAAATTTTACCATAGAAATTTTTAATTAAATATAAATACTACGTAAATTATTGATATAAACGATCGATAATTGCATTACAATAGTTTAAGTCTATCATATATGCAAGTATTGATCGTTTATATCAATTTTTTTTATGTGTCTATTTTAGGTATGATTTATTCTATAAATTTTGTTTTGGTTTAATTTATAATGATTACATTAACTAAGAGTTATATTTTCTTTTTATATCTATGGCTTGATGTATTAAATTTTACTGAACTTGAGGACAATGAAAAATGTACTGCTAACACGTTTAGGCAAATATTGTATCAACATTGTTAGTAGTGTTAATCGTCAGCTTTTCTGAGCTATGATTTCTCTGCTTATCGGTATTTTTATTTTTACTATAATTAGAAAATTTATAGGCAGATATTTTAGTAAAATAATTTTTACCAAAGCGCGTTTAAACAATAAAAAGTCGCTTTAGTTTGAGTAATTATTATTTTTTATGTCATGATTGGCGCCAACACTTTAGGGATTATTACTATTATATTAGTTTTATTATATTTTAGATTTGAGTAATATGAGCGTTTTTAGTAAAAATTTAATAATAATAAGAGTATAGGTATAAAAGATAATTAAAGTCACGAATTACTTGATAGAATGGCTAGGTGAGAATTTTATTAAATCATTTTATAGTAAGAATTGTTGGTTTGAGAAGGATATCTATTCATACAGAATATTAGCTATTAAGCTCAATAAAACATAGTTTTTATTTGGATTTTCTAATTAATTTTCATTTATGTTAGATATAAATATTTTATTGTTTTAATGTGTTTATTTGTAATGTTTTTGATTGCTTATTTGTAAATATCCAAATTTTATCTCTTGATAATGAATTATATGCTTATAAGCTGATTAAAATAAATATTATATAAAATACTAATATTTTTACTCTCAGTTATGAGAGTAGATGGGTAATTTTTATTAAAAAATATTATTTTTCCTTGTGTGTTTAAAGCCAGTCATTTTGGCGATGCTGGCTTTTTTTTTGTAATTATAAAAAAGTTAAATTTTATTAATTTAATAATAGCAAATTCTTATTTTATATAACAATAGCTATTATAGGAGATTTTATTTTTGCAATATAAATTTTTATAATTAAACCATAATAATTAGATAAACGTTTTGGATTTTTTCACTAACATATTTTTTAAATCAGTACATTATTCTTATTATTGTTGCAATATATGTTTGCTAAAGGTATGTAAAGAGTTATCGAATACTAAATAAATATTACTCGCGCTAATCAATTTCTTATTGATAACATAAGAAAAATTAATTATTAGGAAATATATTGCCAAATACTCTCTCATTTCGTGTGATTAATGTGGTAGTTAACAAATATTCCTCAAAATAATAGAAATCTGAGTTTTACCATAAATGAAATTTTTTTAATTGACTCCGTTTAAATAAAATCTTATTAATAAAATAAATTATAATGAACTTTAAAGGAACGTTAAAAGATGAAAAAAATATTAACGTTATGCTTTATTTTTATTTTAATGCCATCAGTAAGTTATTCTTTAGAAAAATCTCAAGATTATGAATTGACTCAGGTATTAATTTTAAGTAGGCATAATGTAAGAGCACCAATCATATATGAAAATATATTAACCCGTGCAACGAATAAAGCTTGGCCTATTTGGCATACTAACAATGGAAATCTTACGACTAAAGGTCGCCAATTTGAGATTAATATAGGAAGTTACTTTAGATCTTGGTTTGATAGAAAGGGGCTATTGCGTCAAGACAAATGTCCAGATTCAAAAAATGTCTATGTTTATGCGAACAATCAACAACGCACTATTGCTAGTGCTCAATCTTTTATTACAGGCGCTTTTCCTGATTGCTTGGTTAAAACATTTTATCGTTCAGACATGAGTGAAGGAGAATTCGATCCTATTTTTGCTTCAGTTATCACTGATAATAGTGAAGAGTTTAAGCGGCAAGCCAAAAGCGCTATGACAGAAAAATTAGCACATTTGGATTTAGCTGAAGCTTATAAACAAGTGTCAATGATATTGGATTTTAAGAATTCAACGCTATGTAAAAAAGATAAATTGTGTGATCTGGTTAGCTATCCAAATACGATGATTATTAGTGCAGGTAAAGAGCCCCTTGTGTTTGGTCCATTAGGATTAGCGACCAATGTTGTAGATGTATTTGATCTTCAGTATTACGAAGGGTTTGCTACCAACGACGTTGCTTGGGGAACAATTAGTACACCAGAGCAATGGAAGACACTTAATAAAATTAAAAATGGCTATCATGCAGTTGCATTTACAACTAAAATAGTTGCTAGTAACATAGCTAAACCTCTATTGAAATATATTAATTTGCATTTTGTTCAACGACGCAAAATTGAAGGTTCAAAATTGCTTATCATGTTTGGTCATGATTCAAATATCGCGTCAGTAATGTCTGCTCTGGATTTCGCACCTTATCAATTACCTGAACAATATGAAAAAACCCCAATTGGTGGAAAATTAGTATTTCAACGTTGGCATAATAAAAAAACTAATAAAGATTACTTAAAAGTTGAATATATTTATCCTTCAGTGAATCAATTGCGCAATGGTACGGCATTGACATTGAATAACCCACTAAAACAGGTAACTTTATCGCTAAAAAATTGCCCGATTGATGGGAATGGTTTTTGTCATTGGGATGACTTTGAAAAGAGCATGCAGCAAGCATTAAAAGATAAAGTTTTTGTTGATTAGGTAAGATTAGAGGCAGCGGGATTAACGCTGCCTTTATTAATGTTCATCAAGAAAGTGAATATTTTGCTCGTTATTTTTTATAAAATGCGAATTTTTATTTTTTTTTAGCTAATTATAAAGTCTCTTATTTGATTATTAGTATTTGTTATAACTTAAAGATAATATTACCTTATTGTTAGCTTAATAGGTATTTAACCAGAAATCCCTCGATTTTTTATTTTTTACTGACTAGTTTTGGTATTAAGTATCATCTCCAACAATGAATAATTGAGTACTCAACTTTTGCTGCTACTCCCGACAGTATTTGTTGTTGGATTTATTCAACTTAAAGAATTAATAAGTGATTAGCATAAAAAAATAATATTATTTGACGCGATAATCTATACGTTAAAAAAAATGAAAAATAATACAGATAACTATTTTATTAACAAAATAGGGGTTATAAATAATTTAATAACATTAAATTATTTTAATGCCATAGAATATTTTATAAAACAGTTATAAATGTAAATTAATTAGGCCATATCTTACTTAGCATAATCTTGTGTTAATGTATTTTTTGTTATACAAATAATGCCTTGTATAAGTATATAAATAATAATTTATATAAATATACAAATCATGATCTACGTAAATATATAAATAGTAGTTTGTACAAATGTATAAATAAGGAGCGTTTGACATGAAAAAATTAGTAACTCTCACAATAGCAGCATCATTGATTGGCTTTTCTCTAACATCTCAGGCCACTGAAAATTGTCCGGCATTAAATAAAATTGAAAGTAGTAATGGTGTTTTCCGCGCAAATGGGGTAAATGGAGAATGGCTTGGCGTGCTGCAAGGCATTATTGCAGAAAAAACTACGGTACAATCTTTTGAGGGTGGGCTTGCAATTACGGAAAGTCAGTCGGCGCCTATAAAATTTCAGTATTGTACTTATCGCGTTGGTGTTGATAAAACCCTTGATATGCGTTTCATTCCAAAGAATGAAAAAGAGTTTACTATCCAAACTGTAGGTAATTTATGGAAAGAAGAAACTGGGCCTTTTGCACTTATTTATAAAGTATGTGAAAAAACCGCGCCAGAGAATTGTAAATTTACTATTCGTCAATAAAATATTATTTAAAAAATAATTTTTGTTTGGTTCTGTACCATTAAAATTGCTTCAATTTGTTTCAAGCAACTGATATTAAAGTATTGTAAGCAGCTATTGCTTTTATTTGATATCTATTTTAATGCGGCAGAGCCTTTATTTTTACTTTAGCTAAAAGCTTCGGTGCTGTTAAAAGAGGAAGCTGGTTTATAAAGGCTAAATGTTTATTAAGCGAATTTTTGTTTTAGCTTAATACGAAGTAGAATAAATTTCCCACTTTCATTATATTTATTAATAATTAATTTCTATCAGGTGACGTATATGAATAATTTCCGGTATTGGCTCTAAACATGGTTATACACGATTATTAAGTGACAGTTCTATAAATACAACAGCGAGTGATATTAGCCATACTTCAGTATTACCTGATAAGTTTATTGGGGCAAAAAATAGTGCCGCTAGTAACTATGAACCAGGTGATTATGACTTGGCGCATAATGGGCGTAATAATACAGATAATGGCAGGGATGTAGTAAGAATGTCGATAAGTAGACTTTTAAAAGAGGTCAGTGATTCTCCTAAAACGAAAATTGTTGATAAAAATTTAGATAATCTAATTGATAAAATGAAGAATAATGAGATTAACTATTATGTTATAAAAAAGGAGGTTAAAACTAG from Arsenophonus sp. aPb includes these protein-coding regions:
- a CDS encoding YcgJ family protein, yielding MNKFILLLLSVVLFFYSAFTLAISSKLLISPEPNVLCDRYICVESIAGVSVSLTEKYLGKKQANRLLSQGSFDKTAFTFDNGVFCDIKDRKCYVNRYFNGKGQRSKVCQQYTKKLFSN
- the agp gene encoding bifunctional glucose-1-phosphatase/inositol phosphatase; its protein translation is MKKILTLCFIFILMPSVSYSLEKSQDYELTQVLILSRHNVRAPIIYENILTRATNKAWPIWHTNNGNLTTKGRQFEINIGSYFRSWFDRKGLLRQDKCPDSKNVYVYANNQQRTIASAQSFITGAFPDCLVKTFYRSDMSEGEFDPIFASVITDNSEEFKRQAKSAMTEKLAHLDLAEAYKQVSMILDFKNSTLCKKDKLCDLVSYPNTMIISAGKEPLVFGPLGLATNVVDVFDLQYYEGFATNDVAWGTISTPEQWKTLNKIKNGYHAVAFTTKIVASNIAKPLLKYINLHFVQRRKIEGSKLLIMFGHDSNIASVMSALDFAPYQLPEQYEKTPIGGKLVFQRWHNKKTNKDYLKVEYIYPSVNQLRNGTALTLNNPLKQVTLSLKNCPIDGNGFCHWDDFEKSMQQALKDKVFVD
- a CDS encoding DUF3757 domain-containing protein codes for the protein MKKLVTLTIAASLIGFSLTSQATENCPALNKIESSNGVFRANGVNGEWLGVLQGIIAEKTTVQSFEGGLAITESQSAPIKFQYCTYRVGVDKTLDMRFIPKNEKEFTIQTVGNLWKEETGPFALIYKVCEKTAPENCKFTIRQ